The following are encoded together in the Macadamia integrifolia cultivar HAES 741 unplaced genomic scaffold, SCU_Mint_v3 scaffold1458, whole genome shotgun sequence genome:
- the LOC122063803 gene encoding protein POLLENLESS 3-LIKE 2-like: MMQDLRNAPPGFRPCKSAPCSPAKPIGIPRTRSESFHMTHKVPVGDTPYVKAKNVQLVDKDPERAIPLFWAAINAGDRVDSALKDMAIVMKQQNRAEEAIEAIKSLRSRCSDQAQESLDNILLDLYKRCGRLDDQIALLKHKLCLIQQGVAFNGKRTKTARSQGKKFQVSVEQEATRLLGNLGWALMQQNNHIEAEEAYRRALLIAPDNNKMCNLGICLMKQGRIAEAKETLRRVKPAVADGPRGMDSHLKAFDRAQQMLHDLESEMMNKVVDRVEQSRLFDTFLGSSSVWQPQPCNEPTLLPSAKTTQEDDFSDENVDSNRITIPSQRSLKPIVPSGRNPLNIDAPSQRSLLKSIVPSGNSLNIDAPPFYSSKLIVDQSEDQFHDPLGRLKRTRSGNSAPSLMRGLERGEDYTRHATTSIGMEQPEYKTRRCSPPIEENGDKWRDKWTELLLPDDKDFEEAITRAVLGSPNYTSKTVETISNNPEICQRKIDKRLTAFQDITLSMSPRTSLLAWMG, encoded by the exons ATGATGCAAGATCTAAGGAACGCCCCTCCAGGTTTCAGACCCTGCAAATCAGCTCCTTGTTCCCCAGCGAAGCCTATTGGGATCCCCAGAACTCGCTCAGAGTCTTTTCATATGACGCATAAGGTCCCAGTTGGAGATACTCCCTACGTGAAGGCCAAAAACGTCCAG TTGGTGGACAAGGACCCAGAAAGGGCGATTCCTCTATTTTGGGCTGCAATTAATGCTGGAGATAGAGTTGATAGTGCTCTTAAAGACATGGCAATTGTGATGAAACAACAGAATAGGGCGGAGGAAGCCATTGAAGCTATTAAGTCACTAAGAAGTCGGTGTTCAGACCAAGCACAAGAGTCTCTGGATAATATTCTTCTGGATCTTTACAAG AGATGTGGAAGATTAGATGATCAAATTGCGCTTTTGAAGCACAAATTGTGCTTGATTCAACAAGGGGTGGCCTTTAATGGAAAGCGTACCAAAACCGCTCGATCTCAAGGAAAGAAGTTTCAAGTTTCTGTGGAGCAGGAAGCCACTCGCTTGCTG GGGAACTTAGGATGGGCACTTATGCAGCAGAACAACCATATTGAAGCAGAAGAGGCCTATCGAAGAGCCCTTTTGATTGCGCCAGATAACAACAAAATGTGCAATTTAGGCATCTGCCTGATGAAACAGGGGAGGATTGCTGAGGCTAAAGAAACACTACGACGAGTGAAACCGGCTGTGGCAGACGGCCCACGAGGAATGGATTCCCATCTAAAAGCCTTTGATAGGGCACAACAAATGCTCCATGACCTTGAATCAGAAATGATGAATAAAGTAGTAGACAGGGTGGAACAGAGTAGGCTCTTTGATACCTTCTTGGGTTCTTCTTCAGTTTGGCAACCTCAGCCTTGCAATGAGCCCACTCTTCTCCCATCTGCAAAAACAACACAAGAAGACGATTTTTCCGATGAGAATGTAGATTCCAACAGAATAACTATCCCATCACAGAGAAGCTTGAAGCCCATTGTCCCATCTGGGAGGAATCCTCTCAACATTGATGCACCATCACAGAGAAGCTTGTTGAAATCCATAGTTCCATCTGGAAATTCTCTCAACATTGACGCACCACCATTCTATTCATCGAAGTTGATAGTAGACCAAAGTGAAGACCAATTTCATGACCCTCTGGGTCGACTCAAGAGAACCAGGTCTGGTAATTCTGCTCCTTCTCTTATGAGAGGGCTTGAACGGGGGGAAGACTACACAAGACATGCTACTACATCAATTGGTATGGAGCAACCAGAATACAAGACTAGAAGGTGCTCTCCTCCGATTGAAGAAAATGGGGACAAGTGGAGGGACAAGTGGACAGAGTTGTTGTTGCCTGATGACAAGGATTTTGAAGAGGCCATCACAAGGGCAGTTCTTGGTTCACCTAATTATACATCCAAGACAGTGGAGACTATTTCCAACAATCCTGAAATTTGCCAGAGAAAGATCGACAAGAGGCTAACAGCTTTCCAAGATATTACACTCTCCATGAGCCCAAGAACCTCCCTCCTGGCTTGGATGGGATAG